The following are encoded together in the Babylonia areolata isolate BAREFJ2019XMU chromosome 18, ASM4173473v1, whole genome shotgun sequence genome:
- the LOC143293120 gene encoding obg-like ATPase 1, producing MPPKKKDEGAAKPPPLIGRMGTNLKIGILGLPNVGKSTFFNVLTKNAAPAENFPFCTIDPNESRVPVPDKRWEFLCDYYQPASKVPAYLNVVDIAGLVKGAHEGKGLGNAFLSNINACDAMFHVVRAFSDEEIVHVEGEVDPSRDLQIIYDELRLKDLEYLKKHLEPLERSVVRGGGDKKKKEEYDVLKKVEALLTDNKWTRVGSWDAKEIEVLNQHLFLTSKPVIYLVNLSEKDYIRKKNKWLVKIKEWVDANDPGALVIPLSCALELTLATMDSDEERDNYLKEAGTTSCLEKIIVNGYKALNLVYFFTSGKDEVKAWTIQVGTKAPAAAGRIHTDFEKGFIMAEVMNFADFKEAGSETACKAAGKYKQKGRDYIVDDGDIIFFKFNAGAGLTGKKK from the exons ATGCCGCCCAAAAAGAAGGACGAAGGAGCTGCCAAACCACCCCCACTGATTGGGCGTATGGGAACCAATCTGAAGATTGGTATTCTTGGTCTCCCAAATGTTGG AAAATCAACCTTCTTCAATGTGTTGACAAAGAACGCCGCCCCTGCTGAGAATTTTCCCTTCTGCACAATAGATCCAAATGAAA GTAGGGTACCTGTTCCAGACAAGCGGTGGGAGTTTTTGTGTGATTACTATCAGCCAGCCAG CAAAGTGCCAGCCTACCTGAACGTGGTGGACATCGCGGGGCTGGTGAAGGGGGCCCATGAGGGCAAAGGGCTGGGCAACGCCTTCCTCTCCAACATCAACGCCTGTGACGCCATGTTCCATGTCGTCC GTGCCTTTTCTGACGAGGAGATCGTGcacgtggagggggaggtggaccCGTCCAGGGATCTGCAGATCATCTATGACGAGCTGCGCCTCAAGGACCTGGAGTACCTGAAGAAACACCTGGAGCCCCTGGAACGCTCCGTtgtcaggggagggggagacaagaagaagaaagaggaatac gATGTGCTGAAGAAAGTGGAAGCTTTGCTGACGGACAACAAATGGACCAGAGTAGGATCTTGGGACGCAAAGGAG ATAGAAGTCCTAAACCAGCACCTGTTCCTGACGTCAAAGCCAGTCATCTACCTGGTCAACCTCTCAGAGAAGGACTACATCCGCAAGAAAAACAAGTG gctggTGAAGATCAAGGAGTGGGTGGATGCCAATGACCCCGGGGCCTTGGTGATCCCCCTGAGCTGTGCCTTGGAGCTGACGCTGGCCACGATGGACTCTGATGAGGAGAGGGACAACTACCTCAAGGAGGCCGGCACCACCAG TTGCCTGGAGAAGATCATTGTGAACGGCTACAAAGCGCTGAACCTGGTCTACTTCTTCACCAGTGGCAAGGATGAGGTCAAGGCCTGGACAAtacag GTGGGGACCAAGGCACCGGCAGCAGCAGGACGAATCCACACAGACTTTGAGAAAGGCTTCATCATGGCTGAGGTCATGAACTTTGCCGACTTCAAGGAGGCTGGCTCTGAAACTGCCTGCAAG GCTGCAGGCAAGTACAAGCAGAAGGGACGGGACTACATCGTCGATGACGGAGACATCATCTTCTTCAAGTTCAACGCGGGGGCTGGGCTGACTGGCAAGAAAAAGTGA